From Micromonospora carbonacea:
GCCGGCTGGCCCGGCCCTGCCAGAACTCCACCGTCTCGGGGCGCACCCGCAGGCCGCCCCAGTGCGGGGGCGCGGGCACCCGGTCCACGTCGGCGAACCGCTCGGCCGCCGCCCGGTAGCCGGCGTCCAGCACGGCCCGGTCGCCGATCACCCGCGACTGCTCGCTGGCCCACGCGCCGAGCTGCGAGCCGCGCGGCCGGCTGGCGAAGTACGCCTCGGTCTCGGCCCGGTCGACGGGCTCGATCCGCCCGGCGACCACCACCTGCCGCTGGATGGGGAACCAGGGAAAGACCAGGCTGGCGTACGGGTTGGCCAGCGCCTCCGCGCCCTTGCGCGAGCCGTGGTTGGTGAACAGGACGAAGCCCCGCGGGTCGTACCCCTTGAGCAGGACGGTGCGCCCGCTGGGGCGGCCGGCGGCGTCGGCGGTGCCGAGCACCATCGCGTTCGGCTCGGGCAGGCCGGACGCCACCGCGTCGGCGAACCAGCGGGCGAACTGGGCGTGCCAGTCGGCGGCCAGGTCCGCCTCGGAAAGGCCCAGGTCGGCGGCGTACTCGTTACGCATCCCGGCCGGGCCGGGTGTGTCACCCGTCACAACTACCCTCCCCTTCGGTGGCCCCGTCACCCTCGGCGACGCTGGCCAGCCCCTACCGCCCAGTCTCATCGCCGCCGCACGCTTGTCCACCGGCGGGGATGTCGCGTGCAGCACAGTCGTCGCGGGTCGCGCAGCCGGTTACCCACCAGGCAAGATGTCACGAACACGTCCCTGAGGGTCGCCTAAGGCGCTCGGCCGGCCGGGCCGGATGAGCCCAGGCGGGCGCATCGAGCAGATCCAGGAGTAAGAATGGCCGACTTCAAACCGGGTCTGGAGGGCGTCGTAGCCTTCGAGACCGAGATCGCCGAGCCGGACCGCGAGGGCGGCGCGCTGCGCTACCGCGGCGTGGACATCGAGGATCTGATCGGTCAGGTCTCCTTCGGCAACGTCTGGGCGCTGCTGGTCGACGGCCGGTTCGGCCCCGGCCTGCCGCCGGCCGAGCCGTTCCCGGTGCCCGTGCACTCCGGCGACATCCGGGTCGACGTGCAGTCCGCCGTCGCGATGCTCGCGCCGTACTGGGGGCTCAGCCAGCTCCTCGACATCTCCGACTCCCAGGCCCGCGAGGACCTCGCCCGGGTGTCGGTCACCGCGCTCTCCTTCGTCGCCCAGTCCGCGCGCGGCCTGGGCCTGCCGGCCGTGCCGCAGAAGGAGATCGACAAGGCGGAGACGATCGTCGAGCGCTTCATGAAGCGCTGGCGCGGCGAGCCCGACCCCCGCCACGTGAAGGCCGTCGACGCCTACTTCATCTCGGCCGCCGAGCACGGCCTGAACGCCTCCACCTTCACCGCCCGGATCGTCGCCTCCACCGGCGCCGACGCCGCCGCCTGCATCTCCTCCGGCATCGGCGCGCTCTCCGGTCCCCTGCACGGCGGCGCGCCGTCGCGGGTGCTCAGCATGCTGGAGGCCGTCGAGCGCAGCGGCGACGCCGAGGGCTACGTCAAGGGCGTCCTCGACCGGGGCGAGCGGCTGATGGGCTTCGGCCACCGGGTCTACCGGGCCGAGGACCCGCGCGCCCGCGTGCTGCGCCGCACTGCCAAGGAGCTGGGCGCGCCGCGCTTCGAGATCGCCGAGGCGCTGGAGAAGGCGGCCCTGGCCGAGCTCCAGGCCCGCCGCCCGGACCGGGTGCTCGCCACGAACGTCGAGTTCTGGTCGGCCGTGGTGCTCGACTTCGCCGAGGTGCCCGCGCACATGTTCACCTCGATGTTCACCTGCGCCCGGATGGGCGGCTGGAGCGCGCACATCCTGGAGCAGAAGAAGCTCCAGCGGCTGGTCCGCCCGTCCGCCCGCTACGTCGGGCCGGGCACCCGCAAGCCGCAGCAGGTCGAGGGCTGGGACGCCATCCCGCACGGCGTGTAAGTGCAAGGAAGGGCACCCTGTCGACGCTTTCCGCAGAGCAGGGGCCCCTGTCAACACCCACCACCTGGGTGCGCGACGCCCGTCCGATCCACCCGTCGACGCGACGACGGAAGGGGCCCCGCCGGTTCGGCGGGGCCCCTCCGCGTACCGGAAGGTCCGTCCGGCCCGCGCAACCGCGGGCGGGGTGGCGACGTAACCGGGCGGATGTGTCATACGCCTCAGCTCAGGCGGCGGGACCGTCGGGTGCCCGGGCCGCCCCGGGTGCAAGGATGGGGGCTCGGCAGTGCCGCCGGACCGGGCTCGGATCCGGCCGCCCGTGCGTCCCACGCACGCGTCCGTCCTCCGCGCCCGACCACCACCTGTGACCGGGCCCCGCCCACGCGGAAGGATCTCGACAACCGTGGCTGACGCACCGACCATCCGGATTCCCGACGACATCAAGCCCGCCGACGGGCGGTTCGGCTGCGGGCCGTCCAAGGTCCGTCCGGCGGCCGTCTCCGCCCTCGCCGACGCGGCGACGGGCTTCCTGGGCACCTCGCACCGGCAGAAGACCGTCCGCGACCAGGTCGCCCGGCTGCGGCGCGGCATCGCCGAGTTCTACTCCCTCCCCGAGGGCTACGAGGTGATCCTCGGCAACGGCGGCACCACCGCCTTCTGGGAGGTCGCGACGTTCGGCCTGATCCGCGACCGGGCGCAGTTCGCCACCTTCGGCGAGTTCGGCGCGAAGTTCGTCAAGTCGGTCAAGGACGCCCCGTTCCTCGGCGAGCCCACCGTGCGCAAGGCCGAGCCGGGCAGCGCCCCGGCGCTGGTCGCCGAGGCCGGCGTCGACGCGTACGGGCTGCCGCAGAACGAGACCTCCACCGGCGTCGCGGTGCCGATCAGCCGGGTCACCGGGGCCGACGAGGGCGCGCTGCTGCTGGTCGACGCGACCTCGGCGGCCGGCGGCCTGGCGGTGGACGTCGCCGAGACCGACGTCTACTACTTCGCCCCGCAGAAGTGCTTCGCCTCCGACGGCGGCCTCTGGCTGGCCCTGATGTCGCCGGCCGCCCTGGACCGGGCCGCCGAGATCAAGGCGTCGGGCCGCTACATCCCGGCGTTCCTCGACCTGGTCACCGCGATCGACAACTCGCGGCTGGAGCAGACCTACAACACCCCGGCGCTGGCCACCATCTTCCTGGCCGCCGAGCAGACCGACTGGATGAACGAGCAGGGCGGCCTGGCCTGGGCGGCCAAGCGCACGGCCGAGAGCGCCGGCATCGTGTACGGCTGGGCCGAGCGCTCCGCCGTGGCGACCCCGTTCGTCACCGACCCGGCGCTGCGCTCCAACGTGGTCGCCACGATCGACTTCGCCGACGGGGTGGACGCGGCGGCGATCGCCAAGGCGCTGCGGGCCAACGGCATCGTCGACACCGAGCCCTACCGGAAGCTGGGCCGCAACCAGCTCCGCATCGCGCTCTACCCGGCCGTCGAGCCGGCCGACGTGGAGGCGCTGACCGCCTCGATCGACTACGTGGTCGAGCGGCTCTGAGGCATCGTCACACTGGGTGGTCGTCGCACCGCCGCCGGCCACCCAGTGTGATCATCTTCGCAGCTCATCCGCGACATGCGGGTGTCGGATCCCCCACGTCGTTGCGGATGGGCGTACCGTGGTGCGGGACGCCCGGGTGGCCGACCCGTGGCGTGCGGCCAGCGAAGCGGGACGGAGGCAACGCTCATGCGCCCAGTACGCTTCGTCGCCCTCTCCGAGGACGGCCAGGCTCTGGTGCTCGCCGACGAGGTCGGGCGGCTGCTCGCCCTGCCCATCGACGAGCGCATCGCCGGCGCCCTGCACGCCGAGCCGGGCGCGCCCCCGCTCGCCGTGGTGCCGAACACCACCGACCACCCCCTGCCGTCGCTGTCCCCGCGCGACATCCAGGCCAAGATCCGTTCCGGCGAGTCCGCAGAGGACGTGGCGCGCGTCGCGGGCGTCCCGGTCGACCGCGTGCTCCGCTACGCGGGCCCGGTGCTCCAGGAGCGGGCGATGCTCGCCCAGCACGCCCGGCGCACCCGGCTCAAGGGCGCGGAGAAGCCGACGCCGCTGGCCGAGGTGGTCAACGGCCGGCTGGCCCAGCACGGGATCGACACCGAGAAGATCTCCTGGGACGCCTACCGCCGCGACGACGGCACCTGGCGGATCATCGCCACCTGGCCGTCGGGCAAGGCCACCGCGCAGGCCGTGTGGGACCTGGACAAGACCCGGCAGCACGTCGTCCCGCACGACGACATGGCGCAATACCTGTGCGCCGAGCGCCCCACGCCGATCCTCGGCCAGGAGCCCGCCCCGGAGCGCGGCGGCCACGCGCTGCCCGGCCCCTCGCGCGGCGAGCCGAGCCGGGGCGGGCACGGGCTGCCCGCGGCGGCCGGCGACCACAACCGACCGGGGCGCGACCCGATCCGCGCCGGGCGCGACGCCCTGCTCGCCTCCCTCGACCGGCCGCTCGGCTCGACGTCCGGCCGGGGCCTGGAGCCGCGCACGCCGGCGGCGGCGCTGGCCGGGTCGGACGCACCCCGGCAGCGGCCGGTCGGCGGCGGGGCGGCGGCCCTGCTCGGCGGCGGCCAGGGCTCGGCGTTCGACGACGACTCCGACGCGCCCAAGGAGGTCCCGGCCGTGCCGTCGCTGGCGGTGCTCCGGCCCCGCCGCACGGGCGCTGCCGCAGCGGCGGCCTCCGGCGGCGAGGCCACCGACGCCTCCGGCAAGCCGCGCAAGCGCCTGCCGAGCTGGGACGATGTGCTGTTCGGCAGCGGCCCGGCGGCCCGCGAGTCCTCCTGACCCATCCGTGGCCGGGCGGTGCGCCGCCCGCGCGCCGCCCTGCCACGGCGAGGCATTCGGCGTCCCGCCGTGGCAGGGTGGGCACATGAAGTACACCAATCTGGGACGCACCGGCCTGTCGGTGAGTCGGCTCTGCCTCGGCACGATGAACTTCGGGCCGCAGACCAGCGAGCCGGACAGCTTCGCCGTCATGGACCGGGCGATCGAGCACGGCATCAACTTCTTCGACACCGCCAACGTGTACGGCTGGCAGACCGGTGAGGGCATCACCGAGCAGATCATCGGCCGCTGGTTCGCCCAGGGCGGCGGCCGGCGGGAGAAGGTGGTGCTGGCCACCAAGGTCTACGGCAAGATGGGCGACTGGCCCAACGAGCAGGGCCTCTCCGCCCGGCACATCATCCGGGCCTGCGAGGACTCGCTGCGCCGGCTCCAGACCGACGTCATCGACCTCTACCAGATGCACCACGTCTCCCGGGCGACCCCGTGGGAGGAGATCTGGCAGGCGATGGAGACCCTGGTCGCCCAGGGCAAGGTCGTCTACGTCGGATCGTCCAACTTCGCCGGTTGGCACATCGGGCAGGCGCAGGCGGCGGCGCAGCAGCGCAACTTCCTCGGCCTCGTCTCCGAGCAGTCCATCTACAACCTGCTGACCCGGGCCGTCGAGCTGGAGGTGGTGCCGGCCGCCCAGCACTACGGCCTCGGCATCATCCCCTGGTCCCCGCTGCACGGCGGGCTGCTGTCGGGCGCCCTGCGGAAGATGGCCGAGGGCGGGGCGGCCCGCAGCACCTCGGGCCGCGCCGCCGAGAGCCTGGCCGAGCACCGGTTGACCATCGAGGCGTACGAGAAGTTCTGCGCCGACCTCGGCCACGACCCGGCGGACGTGGCGCTCGGCTGGCTGCTCTCCCGGCCCGGGGTGACGGCCCCGATCATCGGCCCGCGCACCATCGACCAGCTCGACCGGTCGCTAGGCGCGCTGGACGTCCGGCTCGACGAGGCGGCGCTGACCCGGCTCGACGAGTTGTTCCCGCCGGTGGGCAAGGGCGGCCCCGGCCCGGAGGCGTGGGCCTGGTAGACGCGCGGCGCGCCGCCTGGCGGGCCGCCGCACGTCGCGCGGCGCGCCGCCTGGCGGCTCCCCGCGATGTCGGCGACATGGCGGCTTCCCGTCCCGGGGATACCGCCATGTCGCCGACACGACGGGCCGCCCCGGGCCCGACCGGCCCGATCCGACCCCGGCCCGATCCGACCCCGGCCCGGCCGCCGGTTCCGGTCAGATCGGCCAGGCGGCCACCCGGTCGTACGTCGGCTTCGGGCCCTGGTGGCTGCGGACCAGCACCAGCTCGGTGGCCGGCCACGGCGGCCCCAGGTAGTCGTGCAGGGCCTCCCGGTCGGCGGCCACGTCGGCGCGGTCGACCCGGTCGCCGGGGCGGGCGATGGTGAGGTGCGGGGTGAACGGCTTCTCGTCGTACGGCAGTCTGCCCCGGCGCAGCCCCGCCCGGACGAGCCGGGCCAGGACGCGCAACGCCTCGACGTCGCCGCGCACGTCCACCCAGAGGACCGTGAACCGGCCCCGGCCGAAGCTACCCCCGCCGCCGAGCCGCAGCACCGCCGACCCGGTCCGGCCGCCCGCCGGTCGGTCGGTTACCGGCAGCTCGGCCACTGCTCGACCGGTCTCCGGCAGATCGGCTACCGGTCGGTCGGCCCCCGGCAGGTCGACCACCGCTTGGTCGGCTGCCGGTCGGTCGGCTGCCGGCAGGTCCCGGGTGCGGAACGTCTCGGCGGCGGGGCCGAGGGCGTTCTCGACGTCGACGAGGCGGCTGGCGTCGACCTGGCCGAGGAAGGCCACGGTGAGGTGCGCCCGCGCCGGGTCGGCGAGCCTGACGTTGGTGCCGGCCGCCGCCGCGCGCCCGACCCGGAGCCGGGCCACCGCGGTGCTCAGGTCGGCGACGGCCTCGGGCGGTGGAAAGACCCCCACGAAGAGCCGCATGCCCGCGTCGGGCACGTCCGCGCCGGTCACCGGTGCGCCGCGCGCGGTCAGCGGTGCCGCTGGCGGTGCCGGGGGCGGGCGGCGGGCAGGGTGAGACCGGCCGCGTGCAGCATCCCCTCGACCCGGACCCGCTCGATCTGCCGGTCGACGCCCTCCAGCTCGCCCAGGTGCTCGGGGAGCCCGAGGCAGCGGCAGGCGGCCCGCAGGTGCGCGTCGTACGCGTCGACGACTGCCGCGTGCCAGATCACCGTCCGGCCGCCCGGGTTGACCCGATGCCCGGCGAACCGGTGCAGGTCGGCGGCGATCTGCTGGAGGGACCGGCGGTCCTCCCGGTCGAACTCGGTGAGGTCGATGCCCCGGGTCAGCCCGTCGGCGTCGACGGCCCGGTTCAGCCGGGCGATGGTACGGCGTTCGCGGCGTCGTTCGCGCCACTCGGCGTAGCCGCAGGCGACCCGGTCCATGATCTCGTCGGCGCAGAACACCAGCGCAAAGGCGACCGGAAGACTCGCGACAGCAACGAACGCCAGGGCAAGGAGCATCGCTCGGCCTACCTCCACGTATCGACGCTATGCTCCCGCGAGCGTCATCGCCACCGGTTTGTTGACATTCACCGACATCAATTTTTTGCATCCGCCGCGAGCTGCCCCGCGTGGTTAGGAAGGGGCCCCTGCTATGCAGAAGGCGTCAACAGGGTGCCCCTCCTTGCTTCCACCACGTAGAAGCGGGGGGACGGGAGCACCCGCAGGCGCAGCCGGGCCCCCGAGCGGCGCAACTGCCAGGTGAGCGCCAGCAGGGCGGTGGCCAGCGAGATCAACCCGCCGATCCAGATGCTCGCCCCGGCGCCGAACCGCTCGGCCACCCAGCCGATGACCGGCGCGCCGACCGGGTTGGTGCCGAGGAACACCAGCACCCACAGCGCCATGACCCGGCCCCGGAACGCGGCGTCGGTGCCGAGCTGCACCCGCTGGTTGGCGGACTGGGCGAAGAAGACCATGAAGAACCCGGCGGGCAGCAGCAGCGCCACCACCATCCAGTACGCCGGGGCGAGCCCGACCAGGGTGCCGAAGACGGCGCACCCGACCGCCGCGCCGAGCACCAGCCACACCGAGGGGCGGCTGCGCCGCCCGGTGCCGGCCAACGCCCCGGCGAGCGCGCCGACGGCCAACGCCGTGCTGAACAGGCCGAACGAGGCGGCACCGGTGTTGAACACCGTCTTGGCCAGGGCGGCGAGGGTGAGCTGGAAGTTGAACAGGCTCATCCCGATGACCGACATCACGGCCATCGGCAGCAGCAGGTCGGGGCGGCGGGCGACGTAGCGCAGGCCGTCGACGACCCGGGCGGAGTCCCGCTCGGCGACCGGGAGGAGGTCCTTGCGGTGCAGCTCGGCGGGGCGCATCCGGACCACGGTGGCCAGCGGCCCGAGCGAGCTGAGCGCGGTGAACAGGAACACCGGGCCGACGTCGACGGCGGCGATGGCCAGGCCGGCGACGGCGGGGCCGACGATGCGGGCCGAGTTGAACACGGCAGCGTTGAGCGACAGCGCGTTGGGCAGCAGCGACGTGCCGACGAGTTCGGAGACGAACGCCTGCCGCACGGGGGTCTCCACCGCGTTGGCGACGCCGAGCAGGGCGGCGAAGACGAAGACGTGCCAGAGCCGGACG
This genomic window contains:
- the serC gene encoding phosphoserine transaminase, producing the protein MADAPTIRIPDDIKPADGRFGCGPSKVRPAAVSALADAATGFLGTSHRQKTVRDQVARLRRGIAEFYSLPEGYEVILGNGGTTAFWEVATFGLIRDRAQFATFGEFGAKFVKSVKDAPFLGEPTVRKAEPGSAPALVAEAGVDAYGLPQNETSTGVAVPISRVTGADEGALLLVDATSAAGGLAVDVAETDVYYFAPQKCFASDGGLWLALMSPAALDRAAEIKASGRYIPAFLDLVTAIDNSRLEQTYNTPALATIFLAAEQTDWMNEQGGLAWAAKRTAESAGIVYGWAERSAVATPFVTDPALRSNVVATIDFADGVDAAAIAKALRANGIVDTEPYRKLGRNQLRIALYPAVEPADVEALTASIDYVVERL
- a CDS encoding citrate synthase 2, which encodes MADFKPGLEGVVAFETEIAEPDREGGALRYRGVDIEDLIGQVSFGNVWALLVDGRFGPGLPPAEPFPVPVHSGDIRVDVQSAVAMLAPYWGLSQLLDISDSQAREDLARVSVTALSFVAQSARGLGLPAVPQKEIDKAETIVERFMKRWRGEPDPRHVKAVDAYFISAAEHGLNASTFTARIVASTGADAAACISSGIGALSGPLHGGAPSRVLSMLEAVERSGDAEGYVKGVLDRGERLMGFGHRVYRAEDPRARVLRRTAKELGAPRFEIAEALEKAALAELQARRPDRVLATNVEFWSAVVLDFAEVPAHMFTSMFTCARMGGWSAHILEQKKLQRLVRPSARYVGPGTRKPQQVEGWDAIPHGV
- a CDS encoding 2'-5' RNA ligase family protein, producing MTGADVPDAGMRLFVGVFPPPEAVADLSTAVARLRVGRAAAAGTNVRLADPARAHLTVAFLGQVDASRLVDVENALGPAAETFRTRDLPAADRPAADQAVVDLPGADRPVADLPETGRAVAELPVTDRPAGGRTGSAVLRLGGGGSFGRGRFTVLWVDVRGDVEALRVLARLVRAGLRRGRLPYDEKPFTPHLTIARPGDRVDRADVAADREALHDYLGPPWPATELVLVRSHQGPKPTYDRVAAWPI
- the pdxH gene encoding pyridoxamine 5'-phosphate oxidase encodes the protein MRNEYAADLGLSEADLAADWHAQFARWFADAVASGLPEPNAMVLGTADAAGRPSGRTVLLKGYDPRGFVLFTNHGSRKGAEALANPYASLVFPWFPIQRQVVVAGRIEPVDRAETEAYFASRPRGSQLGAWASEQSRVIGDRAVLDAGYRAAAERFADVDRVPAPPHWGGLRVRPETVEFWQGRASRLHDRLRFRRTAPDPGPADDGRWVVERLAP
- a CDS encoding MFS transporter, producing the protein MQAKLSTMFQSLQVRNYRLFASGQLIKLIGVWMMFIAQDWLVLELSDDSATALGVVTALQFTPVLLLTLLSGRLADRYDKRLLLFVANAFWTVLSFGMSLLVLTGLVRLWHVFVFAALLGVANAVETPVRQAFVSELVGTSLLPNALSLNAAVFNSARIVGPAVAGLAIAAVDVGPVFLFTALSSLGPLATVVRMRPAELHRKDLLPVAERDSARVVDGLRYVARRPDLLLPMAVMSVIGMSLFNFQLTLAALAKTVFNTGAASFGLFSTALAVGALAGALAGTGRRSRPSVWLVLGAAVGCAVFGTLVGLAPAYWMVVALLLPAGFFMVFFAQSANQRVQLGTDAAFRGRVMALWVLVFLGTNPVGAPVIGWVAERFGAGASIWIGGLISLATALLALTWQLRRSGARLRLRVLPSPRFYVVEARRGTLLTPSA
- the sepH gene encoding septation protein SepH, translating into MRPVRFVALSEDGQALVLADEVGRLLALPIDERIAGALHAEPGAPPLAVVPNTTDHPLPSLSPRDIQAKIRSGESAEDVARVAGVPVDRVLRYAGPVLQERAMLAQHARRTRLKGAEKPTPLAEVVNGRLAQHGIDTEKISWDAYRRDDGTWRIIATWPSGKATAQAVWDLDKTRQHVVPHDDMAQYLCAERPTPILGQEPAPERGGHALPGPSRGEPSRGGHGLPAAAGDHNRPGRDPIRAGRDALLASLDRPLGSTSGRGLEPRTPAAALAGSDAPRQRPVGGGAAALLGGGQGSAFDDDSDAPKEVPAVPSLAVLRPRRTGAAAAAASGGEATDASGKPRKRLPSWDDVLFGSGPAARESS
- a CDS encoding aldo/keto reductase, which produces MKYTNLGRTGLSVSRLCLGTMNFGPQTSEPDSFAVMDRAIEHGINFFDTANVYGWQTGEGITEQIIGRWFAQGGGRREKVVLATKVYGKMGDWPNEQGLSARHIIRACEDSLRRLQTDVIDLYQMHHVSRATPWEEIWQAMETLVAQGKVVYVGSSNFAGWHIGQAQAAAQQRNFLGLVSEQSIYNLLTRAVELEVVPAAQHYGLGIIPWSPLHGGLLSGALRKMAEGGAARSTSGRAAESLAEHRLTIEAYEKFCADLGHDPADVALGWLLSRPGVTAPIIGPRTIDQLDRSLGALDVRLDEAALTRLDELFPPVGKGGPGPEAWAW